ATCGCGGAGACCGAGTTGACGAAGTTGTCGCGGGCGGCGGTGGTGGTGAGCTGCACCTCGCCGTTCTGGCCGCCGATCGACAGCAGCACCTTCTTGCCCTTGGCCTGCTTGGCGGCGATGGCCGCCTTGAAGTCGGCGTCGGACTCGACGCCCGGGCACTCGGTGACCGGGCAGCGGTTGAAGTGGATGTTGCCGGAGGTGATGGAGTCCGGCTCGCCGAAGGCCAGGTCGATGATGTCCCAGCTGTCGGGGACGTCCGCCATCTTCAGGTAGCCGGCGCCGTTGGCGAAGCTGGCGTGCAGGTAGCCGACCAGGGCGTGGCCGCCGGGCGGCGGCGGGGTGGTCGGCGAGCTGGAGGTGGACGGGCTGCCGGAGGGCGACGCCGAGGTGGACGGGCTGCCGGAGGGCGAGGCGGAGGCCGAGGGCGACGGCGAGGCCGACTTGGAGGGGCTCGCACTGGCACTCGCGCTGGCGGAGGGCGAGGCCGGCGCGCCGGGGCCGTCCAGCGAGACGTCGTCCGCGTAGTAGGTGCCCTGGCCGTACCAGCCGTGGGTGAACACGGTGGCGGAGGTCTGGGTGGCGGTGGTGGTGAAGCTGATCGAGAGCTTCTGGTAGGCGCCGCCGGTGCTCGGCGTCCAGGTCGAGGTGCCGCCGTTGACGCCGAGGTAGACGTAGGCGCCGTTGACGTACGCGCTGAGCGTGTACGTGGTGTTGGGGGCGACCGCGACGGTCTGGGTGCACTGGGCGGTGTCGGACGCGGACGCGGCGCCCGCGAGCGCGTAGGTGCCGGTGTGGGCGTGGCCGGTGACCACGGAGCCGGTCGAGCCGGTACAGGTCCAGGGGTTCAGCGAGTTGGCCTCGAAACCGCCGTTGACCAGGAACTCGCCGGCCGAGGCCGACCCGGCCAGGCCGAAGCTGAGCGCGACGGCGCCCGCGGCCGCCACCGCCCAGGCCGTTCCGGCGGCCAGCAGCCGCTTCCTGCGGGGAGTACGCATGTGGGGATGCTCCTGCCTCTGTGTGGGGGACGCCCTCCTCCGTCCCGCCGGGCTGTGGGGTTCCCGGCCGGGGCGTGCCGCCGCACCGGCACCCACCCGGGGAGTTGGACTAGACCACTGAAGCGGCTGTG
The window above is part of the Kitasatospora sp. NA04385 genome. Proteins encoded here:
- a CDS encoding chitinase, translating into MRTPRRKRLLAAGTAWAVAAAGAVALSFGLAGSASAGEFLVNGGFEANSLNPWTCTGSTGSVVTGHAHTGTYALAGAASASDTAQCTQTVAVAPNTTYTLSAYVNGAYVYLGVNGGTSTWTPSTGGAYQKLSISFTTTATQTSATVFTHGWYGQGTYYADDVSLDGPGAPASPSASASASASPSKSASPSPSASASPSGSPSTSASPSGSPSTSSSPTTPPPPGGHALVGYLHASFANGAGYLKMADVPDSWDIIDLAFGEPDSITSGNIHFNRCPVTECPGVESDADFKAAIAAKQAKGKKVLLSIGGQNGEVQLTTTAARDNFVNSVSAIIDKWGLDGLDIDFEGHSLSLNTGDNDFKNPTTPVITNLISAVKTLKAKYGAKFQLTMAPETFFVQLGYQYYGSGPWGGQDPRAGAFLPVIYGLRDDLTLLHVQDYNSGSIMGLDNQYHNMGGADFHIAMTDMLLTGFPVAGNTNNMFPALKPSQVAIGMPANTYAGNGYVAPSVVNQALDCLTKGTGCGSYTPRAGKQPNLRGLMTWSINWDNYNNNEFSKNFHSYFG